The following are encoded together in the Bombus pyrosoma isolate SC7728 linkage group LG17, ASM1482585v1, whole genome shotgun sequence genome:
- the LOC122576818 gene encoding protein ECT2 isoform X3 produces MEEQSVHSSISDINSEEAVRSEPLIIPRKKRICLIGAAGDDPALGAAAQQFSVPVLKSETGLEHVEDTSYCTYFILKKFEGPEYDALHKSAHRILGPTALLQLAEKKDSLPSITRPMYTQAMVGTVVVFTGFRKKDELTKLINMIHNMGGSIRKEMGAKVTHLIANCCGGDKYRYAVTFRVPIMSMEWVTALWNAKDDISSYGNNEELITTYKLKPFFGAKVCFFGFPDEEKRHMCEVLQQQGGESTEIDDPNCTHVVTDLGSHQYKKSNNTFDTLPCTKNPNYIPYPYLKTKPFSFTFYNPYTNTIPNTKLINSSHTFHVNNTNLIKKMSTRHFSHCFCSYVPQHFELKENKCAYSILNDISQDSAICMDDNLYDYPSVSDESFMSEFSIERADSGVSMSNVIQTNDVNALQESNFPVTSTTLDMHSMSLSSSSSFLCNDKRIKNSMFNAFSNYNTGNKNVCTQQGLYNFNSSTLCKKKVTQHVNKQYSTRKTNLLQFCKNTQCARNSFFFNRKVISPKRYIKWRKAKSCITIHKICSLEKFKLKRMHSHPNLLRQHDLELNDSLLYDSSMPMTKNKGFFSTCKLNSSILSKLSHLNFSPMLKQYVVINSCKQIPEIHQKQKYTPLPSPLPIPAKVAKLSTSEYGSRSSFASDESYLNMSSKSCILKDDHIKLDKQKDKPLSLVVDESNVNALPDLASVRAHIVKAEWFWTSVQNEGAADEKEYLFEDYLESVLSPTVSARRDSQQAATPSTASTRRKRKRLAETLSSLVQNGADSPALHKRRSSISDAGHLSVSGSFLDCTTSPDKPLLDDIPEVEAVNTDTSRKNLSPRHQVFLELVQTESNYVGILSTIMTLFKSPLEDLIDTTGELLNCTEAKIIFGNFPPIYEVHKKMLEELRYSTTHWMEDNSIGNIFLKFAPDLVKAYPPYVNFFENTKEMLDQCDQNKPRFHAFLKVCQTKPECGRQSLKELLIKPVQRLPSISLLLNDILKHTNKNNPDHSALELSISSIKEVMTYINEDKRKTEGQLVMFDIFNEIDNCPPHLVSSHRSFIGKCDVMELGEGLSGRGDHLVLFLFTDTLEICKKRSKAFNSLKSPNTANGLHTTKLSQGKPYKHIKMLSLSTIKKVVDIRETDECHKVFALMVRSNQELKEKLFSFTITDEEVNKTNYLRTLCRQMANTVCKADADTFLISLDSHQLEIDTSDVALGTLSKAFKSLFHNFYLEYMDPFASRTRMKVGRAFSFNKTPSKLKRAMSTMMSPFGSTNSLTPASQQLAQMRLASCNNINELGNGGSGSPSRDDVLVAPMSVQPTRKAKCSSLSMASLRRNCSEEVMQDKSDL; encoded by the exons ATGGAAGAGCAAAGTGTCCACAGCAGTATCAGTGATATAAATAGTGAAGAGGCAGTTAGAAGCGAGC CTCTGATTATACCACGTAAGAAAAGGATATGCTTGATTGGTGCAGCTGGTGATGATCCTGCACTTGGTGCTGCTGCTCAGCAGTTTAGCGTACCTGTTCTCAAATCTGAAACTGGTTTAGAACATGTAGAAGATACATCATATTGTACTTACTTCATCTTAAAGAAGTTCGAGGGACCTGAATATGATGCTCTTCATAAAAGTGCACATAG AATATTGGGACCAACAGCACTTCTGCAGTTGGCAGAAAAAAAGGACTCATTACCTAGTATTACTAGACCAATGTATACACAAGCCATGGTGGGCACAGTAGTAGTGTTTACTGGATTTAGGAAAAAGGATGAATTG aCCAAGTTGATTAATATGATTCACAATATGGGTGGAAGTATTAGGAAAGAAATGGGTGCAAAGGTGACGCATCTCATTGCTAATTGTTGTGGTGGAGATAAGTATAGATATGCTGTTACATTTCGGGTCCCTATTATGTCTATGGAGTGGGTGACAGCATTATGGAATGCCAAAGACGATATTTCCAGTTATGGAAATAATGAAGAACtg ATTACAACTTATAAGCTAAAACCATTTTTCGGTGCAAAAGTATGTTTCTTTGGTTTTCCTGATGAAGAGAAACGTCATATGTGTGAGGTTTTACAACAACAGGGAGGTGAATCTACAGAAATTGATGATCCAAATTGCACACATGTG GTAACAGATTTAGGAAGTCATCAGTACAAGAAATCAAACAATACTTTTGACACGCTGCCATGTACTAAAAATCCTAATTATATTCCATATccttatttaaaaacaaaaccATTTTCCTTCACTTTTTATAATCCATACACTAATACCATTCCTAACACAAAACTGATAAATTCTTCACATACTTTCCatgttaataatacaaatttaatcaaaaagaTGAGTACAAGACACTTTTCACATTGTTTCTGTTCTTATGTTCCTCAACATTTTGAACTTAAAGAAAATAAGTGTGcttattctatattaaatgatattagTCAGGATTCAGCGATTTGTATGgatgataatttatatgatTATCCAAGTGTATCAGATGAATCTTTTATGTCTGAGTTTTCTATAGAACGAGCTGATTCTGGCGTTAGTATGTCTAATGTAATACAAACAAATGACGTTAATGCATTACAAGAAAGCAATTTTCCTGTTACATCTACTACGTTGGATATGCATTCTATGTCTTTATCTTCATCATCTTCTTTTCTATGTaatgataaaagaattaagaaCAGCATGTTTAATGCTTTTTCGAATTATAACACTGGTAATAAAAATGTGTGCACTCAACAaggattatataattttaactcTTCTACATTATGTAAAAAGAAGGTTACTCAACATGTAAACAAGCAGTATTCTACTAGAAAAACTAATTTGTTACAGTTTTGTAAGAATACGCAGTGTGCAcgaaattcctttttttttaacagaaaaGTTATATCTCCTAAACGGTATATCAAGTGGCGGAAAGCTAAATCTTGTATTacaattcataaaatttgttctcTGGAAAAATTCAAACTAAAAAGAATGCATTCTCATCCTAATTTATTAAGACAACATGATTTAGAACTTAATGATTCTCTTTTGTATGATTCATCTATGCCAATGACGAAAAACAAAGGTTTTTTTAGTACATGTAAACTGAACTCTTCCATTTTGTCAAAACTCAgccatttaaatttttctccaATGCTTAAACAGTATGTGGTTATTAATTCATGCAAGCAAATTCCAGAAATTCATCAGAAGCAAAAATATACTCCTTTACCTAGTCCCCTGCCCATCCCTGCTAAGGTAGCAAAATTATCAACTTCTGAATATGGCTCAAGAAGTTCTTTTGCATCAGatgaaagttatttaaatatgtctTCTAAAAGTTGCATTCTGAAAGATGATCATATAAAATTGGACAAACAGAAGGACAAGCCATTATCTTtg GTTGTAGATGAATCAAACGTAAATGCATTACCAGATTTGGCTTCTGTGAGAGCACATATCGTAAAAGCAGAATGGTTTTGGACGTCTGTGCAGAATGAGGGTGCAGCTGAcgaaaaggaatatttatttgaagat tATTTGGAATCCGTTCTATCACCAACTGTATCAGCTAGACGTGATAGTCAACAAGCTGCTACTCCAAGTACAGCATCTACAAGACGAAAACGCAAACGCTTAGCAGAAACTTTATCTAGTCTGGTTCAAAATGGTGCAGATTCGCCAGCATTGCATAAGAGACGATCCAGCATCAGTGATGCAGGACATTTAAGTGTTAGTGGAAGCTTTCTTGATTGTACAACGAGTCCAGACAAACCATTACTTGATG ATATTCCAGAAGTGGAAGCTGTTAATACAGACACCTCTAGAAAAAATTTATCTCCGCGTCATCAAGTTTTCTTAGAATTAGTACAAACAGAATCTAATTATGTTGGTATTCTCAGTACAATTATGACG CTGTTTAAATCTCCACTAGAAGATCTTATAGATACAACTGGCGAGTTATTAAATTGCACAGAagctaaaattatatttggcAATTTTCCACCTATTTATGAAgttcataaaaaaatgttggaaGAACTGAGATACAGCACTACTCATTGGATGGAGGACAATAGTATAGGTAATATATTTCTGAAGTTCGCACCTGACCTAGTCAAGGCGTATCCACCGTATGTCAACTTCTTCGAAAATACAAAGGAAATGCTCGATCAATGTGATCAAAACAAACCACGATTTCATGCTTTTCTGAAGGTTTGTCAGACGAAACCTGAATGTGGCAGACAAAGTTTAAAGGAACTGTTAATTAAACCAGTACAAAGGTTACCCAGTATTAGTTTGTTATTAAACG ATATCCTTAaacatacaaataaaaataatccagATCATAGCGCTTTGGAGTTATCAATTAGCAGTATTAAAGAAGTTATGACCTATATAAACgaggataaaagaaaaactgaAGGTCAATTGGttatgtttgatatttttaacgaaattgaCAACTGTCCACCGCATTTAGTTTCTTCACACCGATCATTTATTGGCAAATGTGATGTGATGGAACTTGGTGAGGGTCTAAGTGGACGTGGGGATCATTTAgttttgtttttgtttacCGATACTCTcgaaatatgcaaaaaaagGTCAAAGGcttttaattcgttaaaaagtcCTAATACAGCAAATGGATTGCATACAACTAAACTAAGTCAAGGAAAACCCTATAAACATATTAAGATGTTATCACTTAGTACGATAAAAAAGGTTGTTGATATTCGAGAAACGGATG aatgtCATAAAGTGTTTGCTTTAATGGTGAGAAGTAATCAAGAgttaaaggaaaaattattttcatttacaattacTGATGAGGAAGTAAATAAGACAAATTATTTACGAACCTTGTGTAGACAAATGGCTAATACAGTGTGTAAAGCTGATGCG GATACGTTCCTGATAAGTCTTGATTCGCATCAACTTGAAATTGACACAAGCGATGTAGCATTAGGAACATTAAGTAAAGCATTTAA GAGcctatttcataatttttaccTGGAGTATATGGACCC GTTCGCATCTCGTACTCGGATGAAAGTTGGCAGGGCgtttagttttaataaaactccAAGCAAATTAAAGAGAGCAATGTCAACAATGATGTCGCCATTCGGATCCACTAACAGCCTTACTCCGGCGAGTCAACAACTTGCACAGATGCGGCTTGCTAGTTGCAACAATATTAAC GAGCTGGGTAATGGTGGTTCAGGCTCGCCATCTAGAGATGATGTTCTAGTAGCACCTATGTCGGTTCAGCCGACACGAAAGGCCAAGTGCAGTTCCCTCAGTATGGCTTCGTTAAGAAG AAATTGTTCAGAGGAAGTCATGCAGGACAAATCCGATCTTTGA
- the LOC122576818 gene encoding protein ECT2 isoform X4 has product MEEQSVHSSISDINSEEAVRSEPLIIPRKKRICLIGAAGDDPALGAAAQQFSVPVLKSETGLEHVEDTSYCTYFILKKFEGPEYDALHKSAHRILGPTALLQLAEKKDSLPSITRPMYTQAMVGTVVVFTGFRKKDELTKLINMIHNMGGSIRKEMGAKVTHLIANCCGGDKYRYAVTFRVPIMSMEWVTALWNAKDDISSYGNNEELITTYKLKPFFGAKVCFFGFPDEEKRHMCEVLQQQGGESTEIDDPNCTHVVTDLGSHQYKKSNNTFDTLPCTKNPNYIPYPYLKTKPFSFTFYNPYTNTIPNTKLINSSHTFHVNNTNLIKKMSTRHFSHCFCSYVPQHFELKENKCAYSILNDISQDSAICMDDNLYDYPSVSDESFMSEFSIERADSGVSMSNVIQTNDVNALQESNFPVTSTTLDMHSMSLSSSSSFLCNDKRIKNSMFNAFSNYNTGNKNVCTQQGLYNFNSSTLCKKKVTQHVNKQYSTRKTNLLQFCKNTQCARNSFFFNRKVISPKRYIKWRKAKSCITIHKICSLEKFKLKRMHSHPNLLRQHDLELNDSLLYDSSMPMTKNKGFFSTCKLNSSILSKLSHLNFSPMLKQYVVINSCKQIPEIHQKQKYTPLPSPLPIPAKVAKLSTSEYGSRSSFASDESYLNMSSKSCILKDDHIKLDKQKDKPLSLVVDESNVNALPDLASVRAHIVKAEWFWTSVQNEGAADEKEYLFEDYLESVLSPTVSARRDSQQAATPSTASTRRKRKRLAETLSSLVQNGADSPALHKRRSSISDAGHLSVSGSFLDCTTSPDKPLLDDIPEVEAVNTDTSRKNLSPRHQVFLELVQTESNYVGILSTIMTLFKSPLEDLIDTTGELLNCTEAKIIFGNFPPIYEVHKKMLEELRYSTTHWMEDNSIGNIFLKFAPDLVKAYPPYVNFFENTKEMLDQCDQNKPRFHAFLKVCQTKPECGRQSLKELLIKPVQRLPSISLLLNDILKHTNKNNPDHSALELSISSIKEVMTYINEDKRKTEGQLVMFDIFNEIDNCPPHLVSSHRSFIGKCDVMELGEGLSGRGDHLVLFLFTDTLEICKKRSKAFNSLKSPNTANGLHTTKLSQGKPYKHIKMLSLSTIKKVVDIRETDECHKVFALMVRSNQELKEKLFSFTITDEEVNKTNYLRTLCRQMANTVCKADADTFLISLDSHQLEIDTSDVALGTLSKAFKFASRTRMKVGRAFSFNKTPSKLKRAMSTMMSPFGSTNSLTPASQQLAQMRLASCNNINELGNGGSGSPSRDDVLVAPMSVQPTRKAKCSSLSMASLRRNCSEEVMQDKSDL; this is encoded by the exons ATGGAAGAGCAAAGTGTCCACAGCAGTATCAGTGATATAAATAGTGAAGAGGCAGTTAGAAGCGAGC CTCTGATTATACCACGTAAGAAAAGGATATGCTTGATTGGTGCAGCTGGTGATGATCCTGCACTTGGTGCTGCTGCTCAGCAGTTTAGCGTACCTGTTCTCAAATCTGAAACTGGTTTAGAACATGTAGAAGATACATCATATTGTACTTACTTCATCTTAAAGAAGTTCGAGGGACCTGAATATGATGCTCTTCATAAAAGTGCACATAG AATATTGGGACCAACAGCACTTCTGCAGTTGGCAGAAAAAAAGGACTCATTACCTAGTATTACTAGACCAATGTATACACAAGCCATGGTGGGCACAGTAGTAGTGTTTACTGGATTTAGGAAAAAGGATGAATTG aCCAAGTTGATTAATATGATTCACAATATGGGTGGAAGTATTAGGAAAGAAATGGGTGCAAAGGTGACGCATCTCATTGCTAATTGTTGTGGTGGAGATAAGTATAGATATGCTGTTACATTTCGGGTCCCTATTATGTCTATGGAGTGGGTGACAGCATTATGGAATGCCAAAGACGATATTTCCAGTTATGGAAATAATGAAGAACtg ATTACAACTTATAAGCTAAAACCATTTTTCGGTGCAAAAGTATGTTTCTTTGGTTTTCCTGATGAAGAGAAACGTCATATGTGTGAGGTTTTACAACAACAGGGAGGTGAATCTACAGAAATTGATGATCCAAATTGCACACATGTG GTAACAGATTTAGGAAGTCATCAGTACAAGAAATCAAACAATACTTTTGACACGCTGCCATGTACTAAAAATCCTAATTATATTCCATATccttatttaaaaacaaaaccATTTTCCTTCACTTTTTATAATCCATACACTAATACCATTCCTAACACAAAACTGATAAATTCTTCACATACTTTCCatgttaataatacaaatttaatcaaaaagaTGAGTACAAGACACTTTTCACATTGTTTCTGTTCTTATGTTCCTCAACATTTTGAACTTAAAGAAAATAAGTGTGcttattctatattaaatgatattagTCAGGATTCAGCGATTTGTATGgatgataatttatatgatTATCCAAGTGTATCAGATGAATCTTTTATGTCTGAGTTTTCTATAGAACGAGCTGATTCTGGCGTTAGTATGTCTAATGTAATACAAACAAATGACGTTAATGCATTACAAGAAAGCAATTTTCCTGTTACATCTACTACGTTGGATATGCATTCTATGTCTTTATCTTCATCATCTTCTTTTCTATGTaatgataaaagaattaagaaCAGCATGTTTAATGCTTTTTCGAATTATAACACTGGTAATAAAAATGTGTGCACTCAACAaggattatataattttaactcTTCTACATTATGTAAAAAGAAGGTTACTCAACATGTAAACAAGCAGTATTCTACTAGAAAAACTAATTTGTTACAGTTTTGTAAGAATACGCAGTGTGCAcgaaattcctttttttttaacagaaaaGTTATATCTCCTAAACGGTATATCAAGTGGCGGAAAGCTAAATCTTGTATTacaattcataaaatttgttctcTGGAAAAATTCAAACTAAAAAGAATGCATTCTCATCCTAATTTATTAAGACAACATGATTTAGAACTTAATGATTCTCTTTTGTATGATTCATCTATGCCAATGACGAAAAACAAAGGTTTTTTTAGTACATGTAAACTGAACTCTTCCATTTTGTCAAAACTCAgccatttaaatttttctccaATGCTTAAACAGTATGTGGTTATTAATTCATGCAAGCAAATTCCAGAAATTCATCAGAAGCAAAAATATACTCCTTTACCTAGTCCCCTGCCCATCCCTGCTAAGGTAGCAAAATTATCAACTTCTGAATATGGCTCAAGAAGTTCTTTTGCATCAGatgaaagttatttaaatatgtctTCTAAAAGTTGCATTCTGAAAGATGATCATATAAAATTGGACAAACAGAAGGACAAGCCATTATCTTtg GTTGTAGATGAATCAAACGTAAATGCATTACCAGATTTGGCTTCTGTGAGAGCACATATCGTAAAAGCAGAATGGTTTTGGACGTCTGTGCAGAATGAGGGTGCAGCTGAcgaaaaggaatatttatttgaagat tATTTGGAATCCGTTCTATCACCAACTGTATCAGCTAGACGTGATAGTCAACAAGCTGCTACTCCAAGTACAGCATCTACAAGACGAAAACGCAAACGCTTAGCAGAAACTTTATCTAGTCTGGTTCAAAATGGTGCAGATTCGCCAGCATTGCATAAGAGACGATCCAGCATCAGTGATGCAGGACATTTAAGTGTTAGTGGAAGCTTTCTTGATTGTACAACGAGTCCAGACAAACCATTACTTGATG ATATTCCAGAAGTGGAAGCTGTTAATACAGACACCTCTAGAAAAAATTTATCTCCGCGTCATCAAGTTTTCTTAGAATTAGTACAAACAGAATCTAATTATGTTGGTATTCTCAGTACAATTATGACG CTGTTTAAATCTCCACTAGAAGATCTTATAGATACAACTGGCGAGTTATTAAATTGCACAGAagctaaaattatatttggcAATTTTCCACCTATTTATGAAgttcataaaaaaatgttggaaGAACTGAGATACAGCACTACTCATTGGATGGAGGACAATAGTATAGGTAATATATTTCTGAAGTTCGCACCTGACCTAGTCAAGGCGTATCCACCGTATGTCAACTTCTTCGAAAATACAAAGGAAATGCTCGATCAATGTGATCAAAACAAACCACGATTTCATGCTTTTCTGAAGGTTTGTCAGACGAAACCTGAATGTGGCAGACAAAGTTTAAAGGAACTGTTAATTAAACCAGTACAAAGGTTACCCAGTATTAGTTTGTTATTAAACG ATATCCTTAaacatacaaataaaaataatccagATCATAGCGCTTTGGAGTTATCAATTAGCAGTATTAAAGAAGTTATGACCTATATAAACgaggataaaagaaaaactgaAGGTCAATTGGttatgtttgatatttttaacgaaattgaCAACTGTCCACCGCATTTAGTTTCTTCACACCGATCATTTATTGGCAAATGTGATGTGATGGAACTTGGTGAGGGTCTAAGTGGACGTGGGGATCATTTAgttttgtttttgtttacCGATACTCTcgaaatatgcaaaaaaagGTCAAAGGcttttaattcgttaaaaagtcCTAATACAGCAAATGGATTGCATACAACTAAACTAAGTCAAGGAAAACCCTATAAACATATTAAGATGTTATCACTTAGTACGATAAAAAAGGTTGTTGATATTCGAGAAACGGATG aatgtCATAAAGTGTTTGCTTTAATGGTGAGAAGTAATCAAGAgttaaaggaaaaattattttcatttacaattacTGATGAGGAAGTAAATAAGACAAATTATTTACGAACCTTGTGTAGACAAATGGCTAATACAGTGTGTAAAGCTGATGCG GATACGTTCCTGATAAGTCTTGATTCGCATCAACTTGAAATTGACACAAGCGATGTAGCATTAGGAACATTAAGTAAAGCATTTAA GTTCGCATCTCGTACTCGGATGAAAGTTGGCAGGGCgtttagttttaataaaactccAAGCAAATTAAAGAGAGCAATGTCAACAATGATGTCGCCATTCGGATCCACTAACAGCCTTACTCCGGCGAGTCAACAACTTGCACAGATGCGGCTTGCTAGTTGCAACAATATTAAC GAGCTGGGTAATGGTGGTTCAGGCTCGCCATCTAGAGATGATGTTCTAGTAGCACCTATGTCGGTTCAGCCGACACGAAAGGCCAAGTGCAGTTCCCTCAGTATGGCTTCGTTAAGAAG AAATTGTTCAGAGGAAGTCATGCAGGACAAATCCGATCTTTGA